In Thermospira aquatica, the following proteins share a genomic window:
- a CDS encoding MBL fold metallo-hydrolase, with protein sequence MNLEIYIPEDFAANTYVLFDETRMLCIDPAHPHALAKRKNQKLFLLATHGHFDHILYADEWAVKYETFLYVHPLDREMVRDPALNLSVYFTRPLAYHQGLMSLESHSLADWGGEVWHLPGHSPGSVGVFFPEKKWFFGGDLLFAFSVGRTDLPGGDEQKLWESVEKVLSLPDDTIVYPGHGESFTIGDFRGRYLRWRNL encoded by the coding sequence GTGAATCTAGAGATATACATACCCGAGGATTTTGCAGCGAATACCTATGTGCTTTTTGACGAAACAAGGATGCTCTGTATTGATCCTGCTCATCCACATGCTCTTGCCAAGAGAAAAAATCAAAAGCTTTTTCTTCTGGCTACACACGGACACTTTGATCATATCCTGTATGCTGACGAGTGGGCGGTAAAATATGAAACTTTTCTCTATGTTCATCCTTTGGACAGAGAGATGGTGCGGGATCCTGCCCTCAATCTTTCCGTTTACTTTACTCGTCCTCTTGCCTATCATCAGGGTTTGATGTCTCTTGAGTCTCATTCTCTTGCAGACTGGGGTGGGGAAGTGTGGCATCTTCCCGGGCATTCTCCTGGTTCTGTGGGGGTCTTTTTCCCTGAGAAAAAATGGTTCTTTGGTGGAGATCTGCTGTTTGCCTTTTCGGTGGGGAGAACGGATCTTCCTGGGGGAGACGAGCAGAAGTTGTGGGAATCCGTTGAGAAAGTACTTTCGCTTCCCGATGATACCATCGTGTATCCGGGCCACGGGGAAAGTTTTACCATAGGGGATTTTCGTGGCCG
- a CDS encoding carbonic anhydrase, with the protein MISYEQILENNKAWVTEKLQLDPDYFFKLSQGQSPGYLFIGCSDSRMPLNTFTKTSPGELFIHRNIANVVSESDPNFLAVLQYAVEVLHVPHIIIAGHYDCGGVKSVFYNQAYGHIKRWLSPIFHIYKKYARELENLSTDREKYDRLAELNVIEGVMKLSRHPLITKAREQGQSLQIHGWIIDIYTGIIKDLRVLG; encoded by the coding sequence ATGATTTCGTATGAACAGATACTTGAAAACAACAAAGCCTGGGTTACGGAAAAACTCCAGCTTGATCCAGACTATTTTTTTAAACTCTCCCAGGGACAATCCCCGGGATATCTTTTTATTGGCTGCTCTGATAGCCGCATGCCCCTCAACACCTTCACCAAAACATCCCCTGGTGAACTCTTCATCCACCGAAACATCGCCAATGTCGTCTCCGAAAGCGATCCAAATTTTCTTGCGGTCCTTCAGTATGCCGTTGAGGTACTCCACGTGCCCCATATTATCATTGCCGGTCACTATGATTGTGGGGGAGTGAAATCTGTTTTTTACAATCAGGCTTACGGCCACATAAAACGCTGGCTTTCTCCCATCTTTCACATCTACAAAAAATACGCTCGTGAGCTTGAGAATCTTTCCACCGACAGAGAAAAATACGATAGACTCGCAGAACTCAATGTCATCGAAGGGGTCATGAAACTCTCGAGACATCCTCTTATCACGAAAGCACGCGAACAGGGGCAATCCCTCCAGATTCACGGCTGGATTATCGACATTTACACCGGTATTATTAAAGACCTCAGGGTTTTAGGTTAG